The Methanococcoides sp. LMO-2 genome segment CCTTGACTGGGCAGTGGTACACAACGGAGAGATCACCTCATACGGAACCAACAGACGCTACGTTGAAAGCCAGGGCTATACATGCAGCATGTTCACCGACACCGAGGTTGTCGCATACCTTTTCGATCTCCTGGGCAGAAGGCACGGGCTTCCGGAGGACATTGTGGTAAAGGCACTTGCCCCACCATTCTGGGACGAGATAGACAACATGCCGGAAAAGGAGCAGAAGCTCAACCACGCGATCCGCCTCACCTACGGACCTGCCCTCATGAACGGGCCGTTCGCAATAGTGGTAGCCACCCATGAAGGAATAGTAGGGTTCACCGACAGGATCAAGCTCAGGCCGCTGGTCATAGGAGAAAATGAAGACAGGCTTTACATCTCAAGTGAGGAAGCTGCCATCCGTGTGATGGATCCGGACGTCCAGAACATCCACATGCCAAGGGCAGGAGAGCCTGTGATAGGGAGGTTGAACGTATGAGCCTTGGAAGTGTACCCCTGAAATATAAGGTCAGCATCGACCGCGAGCAGTGCATGCACTGTATGCGCTGTATCGATAACTGTTCGTATGGCGTATTCCACAGGGAAGATGACAGGATCATCATCGATTCACGAAAGTGTACCGCATGCCATCACTGCATCTCCATGTGTCCGAGGGATGCCATTACTCTTAAGGAGCGACCTGTGGATTACCGCAGTCATCCACTCTGGACAGCAGAGGCACGTGAGGACATCATCAACCAGGCACGCAGCGGGAAGATCATCCTGTCAGGCATGGGAAATGCAAAACCATATCCGGTGATCTTCGACAGGCTTGTGCTGGATGCATGTCAGGTAACAAATCCAAGTATAGATCCCCTTCGTGAACCCATGGAGCTTCGCACATATCTTGGAAAGAAGCCATCAAGACTTGAAATTAATAAGAAGGACAACGGCGACGTAGAGCTGCTGACCAAACTTACCCCTAACCTCAAACTCGATACCCCCATCATGATCGGCCACATGAGCTATGGTGCTATCAGCCTGAACGCCCAGCTGAGTCTGGCAAAGGCTGTGGAGAAGACCGGTACGTTCATGGGAACCGGTGAAGGAGGTCTTCACGAGGCCATCTACCCGTACCAGAAGAACATGATCGTACAGGTGGCATCAGGACGTTTTGGTGTGGATATCAACTACCTGGAAAGGGGAGCTGCTATCGAGATCAAGATAGGACAGGGCGCAAAGCCGGGAATCGGAGGTCACCTGCCAGGAGAGAAGGTGTGTCAGGATGTGTCCTGCACCCGTATGATACCTCTTGGAAGTGATGCCATCAGCCCCGCACCGCATCATGATATATACAGTATCGAAGACCTCGCACAGCTTGTGAGAAGTCTCAAGGAAGCTACCGAGTGGAAAAAGCCGGTGTTCGTAAAGATTGCTGCTGTCCACAATGCTGCGGCAATTGCAGCAGGTATCGCACGATCCTCGGCAGATGCCGTTGTAATTGACGGATTCCGCGGAGGTAGCGGAGCAACACCAAAGGTCTTCAGGGACAATGTGGGAATACCCATCGAGGCAGCTGTTGCAAGTGTTGACCAGAAGCTCAAGGACCAGGGCATCAGGAACAAGATCTCGGTCATTGCAAGCGGAGGTATCCGCAACAGTGCCGATATTGCAAAATCCATTGCCCTGGGAGCAGATGCCGTCTACATTGGAACAGGTGCGCTTATAGCAATGGGATGTCGCGTATGTGGCCAGTGTTACAGAGGCATGTGCCCTTGGGGTATCGCAACCCAGAGGCCTGATCTCGTGGAACGCCTTGACCCTGAGGTAGAATCCGAGCATGTTGCAAACCTCATCCGCTCATGGACACTGGAGCTCAGCGAGCTCATGGGTGCTGCAGGAATTAACAGTATTGAGAGCCTTAGAAGCAACAGAAGCCGCCTGAGAGGATACATGCTGGACGAAGGCACCCTGGATGTCCTGCAGGTAAAGCCGGTGGGGGCCTGATATCATGAAGAAAATAGAGATCGATGCAAAAGGCATCCACTATACACCCTTAAATGAAATGATCAGGGAGGCTGTAAGGGACGGTGCCGAAGAGATCGTCCTGAACAACGTCATAGGACAGCGTTTCATTGCTGATGGGCTGAAGGGTGACGTCACCATCACTATCAACGGTGTTGCCGGAGGCGACCTCGGGATGTTCATGAACGGTCCTACCTGCATAGTCAACGGCAACTGCGACCACGCTCCCGGCAATACAATGGACATGGGGACGATCATCGTCCACGGAAGCACGGGAGATGCCGCAGCACACAGTATGCGCGGTGGAAAGCTGTTCGTGGAGAACAACATCGGTTACCGTGGTGGAATCCACATGAAACAGTATGAAGAGGAGCACCGCCCTGTGCTGGTCGTGGGAGGAACTGCACATGCATTCCTGGGAGAATATATGGCTGGAGGCCTCATCCTTGTACTGGGTATTGGAAAGGAAGAACCGATCGTTGACCGTGGAATTGGCAGCGGTATACACGGCGGTATGATCATTGTCCGTGGGGAAGTCGAAGATGAGATCCTGGGAATTGGTGCCAGGAAGACAGATTTCGGAGAGGAAGAGCTTGAAATGATAACACCTTACGTTGAAGAGTTCTGTGAACATTTCGGCAAGGACCCGTCCGGGCTACTAAATATGAACTACACCTGCATAGTACCTGCAAGCACCAGGCCGTTCGCAGGCAAGTACACATGGGAGTGATAACATGTATGACAGGAACTATACTGATCTGGAGAACACTATATGGCATACAGGAAAGTGTGCATGTTGCGGCGCCTGTGTTGCAGTTTGTCCGGCAAACTCGCTTTTCTTTGAAACAGGAGAGAATTCCACACACCCGATGAATGACGGATACTGCAAGTCAGAGAAGGATGGAGTCGCCTGCGGTGCCTGCTATGAGATCTGCCCCCGGGTGAACGAGCGGAAGATCGAGACCATCGGGGACTCCATCGACATCGTATCAGCCTCAGCGAACTTCGATGTTGAGAAAAAGCAGAGCGGAGGAGCGGTCACTGCCATTCTAATGAACGCCCTGGAACAGGAGCTTGTTGATGCAGTGATCACTGTTGCCGAGGATCCATGGACCCTCAAACCCATGTCAACTATCGTAACTTCAAGCGAGGCGATGACCAAACAGGCAGGAAGCCGCTATAACTGGTGGGTCCCCCTCCTGTCGGCACTGAAGGAAGCGGTCATCACCAAAAAGTACCGCAATATAGCGATAGTAGGTGTGCCCTGCGTCGTCCAGGCCATCAGTGAGATGCGAAAAAGTGAGCATGACCTCATACGCCCGTTCAAAGATTCCATTCGCCTGATGATCGGCCTGTTCTGCACGGAAACGTTCGACTATGAGAAAATGGTTGAAGGCAAGTTCAAAAAGGATATGGGAATTGACCCCTGGCAGATCAAGCGCCTTGACATCCCTGGAAAACTGGAGATCACAACTGAGGAAGGCAAGGTCCACACGGTCCCGCTTTCCGAAGTTGAGGACTGCATCCGCCCGGGTTGTGCCATCTGCACAGATCTGACGGCACTTGATGCGGATATCTCTGCAGGGTCTATCGGAACCCCAAAGGGAGAAACCACACTGATAATACGCACACCTGTGGGAAACAGGTTCTTCATGAGCGCAGTTGATGAAGAAAAACTTGTGATATCAGACAATGTGGACCTGAAGCCCATAGAAGCACTTGCGAACAAGAAGGCAAAAAGGAAAGCATGACACTTCTTTTGAGTATCAGGTAACTGTGCCTGATACATTATTCATTTATTATCCCTCCGGCATATTACTTTCAGTGTGCTCACAGCAGATACAAATAATAAGTAGAACATAACGGTATGCGAAGTTGGAGAAAGTGTCGATGCCTGCCTATACCGTTACCGAACTGAACAATTTTATCAAAAATATCCTGACAACCGACCCGAAACTTAACAATATATGGGTACAGGGAGAGATATCAAATCTCACAAAGCATAGTTCAGGACATTATTATTTTACGATCAAGGATGAAAAAAGCCAGGTCAGTTGTGTCAGTTTCAGGTCTGTGAACAGGACACTTCGTTTTGAACCTGAAAGGAACATGAAGGTCCTTGTATTCGGCTCTATTGATGTATACACCATCAGGGGACAGTACCAACTGCGTGTGCTGGACATGCGCCCGGACGGCATAGGAGAGTTGTACAAAGCTTACGAACAACTCAAGGAGAGGCTTGAGAAGGAAGGACTGTTCGCCCCCATCCACAAGCAATCCATCCCGAAGTTCCCGAAAAAGATCGGTGTTGCCACCTCGCCCACAGGGGCGGCGATACATGACATACTCAATGTTATCGGACGCAGGTACCCTGTCGACATCCTGCTTTCCCCGACAATAGTACAGGGAGAGAAATCCGCTGAAAGTATCGTACGGTCCATAGAACTGCTGAACAGGACCGAGGTTGATGTAATTATAGTGGGCCGCGGCGGAGGATCCCTTGAAGACCTCTGGTCCTTCAATGAGGAAGCAGTTGCAAGGGCGATCTTCAACTCGGAAAAACCTATTGTTTCAGCAGTTGGCCATGAGACTGATTTTACCATATCTGATTTTACTGCCGACCTGCGGGCACCGACCCCATCTGCGGCTGCAGAGCTTGTGGTACCCGATAAGAAAGAGGTCAAAAGGCATATCTCGAACCTGTCCGTGAGAATGGAGAGCGAGATCGGGCACATGATCTCAGAAAGGAAGAGGCATCTTGAGCACCTTCGGGAAAAGATCGAGCCTGAACATTTCAGGGACATGCTAAGACAGGATTACCAGCACCTTGACGAGCTCACGTCAAAGCTGTCAGCATCAATTGAAAGGATCGTGGAGAACAAAACTGCGGAGCTCAGGCTTCATGCATCCAGGCTCAATTCGGTGAGCCCCCTGAACACCATAGGGAGAGGCTACAGTATAACGATATCTCCTGACAACAGGAAGATCGTCACAGAGGTTGCTGACGTAAAGGAAGAAGACGAGGTTGATGTGGTGGTCACCGATGGGATCCTGGAATGTAATGTCAGGAAAATAAGGAGTGACAGGAAGAAATACCTGTCATTTGAGAAGTGAACATATGGGAAAAGGTGAGCATATGGGTAAGACGGACAATAATGAAGAGACCTGTGAAAATAATATTGAGGAACTTACATTTGAAGAAGCTCTTGAGGAGCTTGAGACCATTGTCGAGCATCTTGAAAGAGGACAACTGACACTGGATGACAGCATAGGGACCTTCGAGAAAGGAATGAAGCTGGCACTTCTCTGCAACCGGAAGATAGAGGATTCTGAAAAGAAGATCGAGCAACTTATCGAAAGGAACGGGAAACTTACAACAGAGCCTTTCAGTGAAATGGAATGACAGGAAAATGAAAAGGTAGAGGTAAAAGCAGGATATTCTTTTTATAGACCTACCTTACATAAAATCAAGAAATTATAAGTAACCCTTTGTCCATATGGAAAATTACAATGTCAGAAGTTCAAAATTTGTCATGCTGTGTCGATGGTCTTGACGAGATCCTTGGAGGTTTCAGGAAGCCTTCGACGATACTGATCGCAGGTACAGCAGGTGTTGGCAAGACCACAATGTCCCTCCAGATGCTATCTAATGCTGCAAAAAATGGAGAAAAGACACTATACATCCCTCTCACAACAGAGACTGCAGGGAAAGCAGAGAGACTGCATTCCATATACCCGTTCCTTGATGAGAATGTACAGATCTACCCTATAAGCAGGCCGGCAGCTGAGAAGGATCCATTGAGCACACTGATAGACATTGGTAATGTGATCGCAACAGAAAATCCCGACCGTCTGGTCATTGATCCGATAACACCTATTGGTTTTGGTTTTGTCGAGCAGGAGAGAAGGCGCTTCTTCTACACACTGGATTCCATGCTCAAGGAATCAAATGCCTTTGTCATGCTCACAGGAGAACTTCTTGAAGACCAGATACATGGAAATGTCGCCAGCCATCTTACAGACGGCATCATATACCTATCAAAAGAGAACACAGGATACCATACTGCCCACAAACTTAAAGTTTTGAAGATGCTTGGCATCGAGCCTGAAAGCAGGGCAATGTGTACAGCCCGTGAGTACAGTTATGATGTCAGCTCGGAAGGATTTGCAGCATACCCACGACTTATCGTTGAGAACACCGATGGCATTACAGAGACCAGGATCAAGTCCGGAATTGAGAACTTTGACCTTATGCTCCACGGAGGAATGCTCGCAGGCAATAGTGTGCTTATTGCAGGTGAACCCGGAACCGGGAAGAGCATATTCGGATGGCAGTTCCTGGTAGAAGGACTAAAGAACGGGGAAAAGGGCATAATTGTCACATATAACGAACTTCCACAGCAGATCATCCTGGAAGCAGCAAAACTGGGATGCGATCTGCAGCAGTATGTTGACTCCGGTTCGCTTAAATTCATCCATTCCAACCCGGAGGACATTCATCCGGACGAGCATGCCACAAGGATAAAAGAACTTGTGGAAAGCATGGAAGCAACGAGGCTTGTTGTGGACGGACTCATTAATCTCGAGATAACATTCCCAGATGTGATCAAGCTTCGCGGATACCTCCAGAGACTTACATCCTACCTCAAAGCAAGAGGTGTCACATCTGTCATTACAACAGAGCTGAACGCCGAGGACAATGACAGGATCATGAGCAAGGATGCCTCTTTTATTATGGACACTCTGGTAACGGTCAGGCAGGTCGTATACTCAAATGAGGTCAAGAGGTATATCAGGATACTCAAGTGCAAAGGATCAAAACATGCACTGAACATGCGTGAATATGCAATAACGGATGAAGGAATCGATATTAACTGCGATGTAATCCGTTAAAGAATGAAATAATAATTTTAAAAAAAGTAAGAGAGCTGAATAGCTTTCTGTCAGATCAGGTATATGATCCACATCAGATCGCGTGAATTGAACGCTCAATGCTCATTCCAAGATCTGTGAGGCCGTATACTCCGCCATTTTCACTCAGCAGTTCTTTTTCAACAAGCTCGGCAATTATCCTGTCAACGGATGGTTTTACCACGTGCATGTTCTTTGCAATGCGTGCTGCATCCATCTCCCCTTTGGATCCAAGAAGAGCCAGTAGTTTCTGCCGGTTCTTGTTACCGGTCACAAATCCCATTAATTCATCCATGATATCACCATAACAGTATACGGCGTTACATTATATAGTCATTTACTCACCCGCCCTTGCCACTATGCAATATTTTGTGATCGTAGTGACGTAGTTGAGAACAATGTGACCCGTATCCAGCCTACCAATCCCCTCAAAGAGGAATACTTTTATTACCTGTAATGCATATGTATGCCTTGACGGGCTAGTCTGGGTAGGCCGGCGTTACCTGTAACCCGAAATCGCCGATATGCGGGAGACGAAGCCAAAAGAAGTTGTTCTGATCATTTCCAAACCTGTGATCTCAACTGCGAAGCCCCGTCCTGCTTGGATGGTGTTGGTAGAAGGACTAATTGGAGAATTGGCCCTCTTATCTTCATCGTGGGAACCAGTCGAGGCCCGGAAGGGAGCAGACCTACCATGGACACTTGTCGCTTGTAGGGCTGCGGGGTGGAGGCGAGGTCACAGATCATTTGGTTGTGTGATGGACAGCAACTCACGGCGTGCCCGTCACTTTAAACGAAAAGCATTAAATATTGCTATTGCCTTTTAGGAGAACGCATGGCAAGGACATGCTAACCCGATGACGAGATAGCCAAGCCCGGTATGGCGCAGGATTGCTAATCCTGTGGTGCTTTGCGCCTCGGGGGTTCGAATCCCCCTCTCGTCGCTTTTTTATACATCATTATCCCCATATTGGAACATATAATGAGAATATAACCGTTGCAGGCGATTATCATGCCAAAAACAAAACCAATGATCACCGTACTCAGTGAAATGCCAGCAGAAAGTGAATTCGCCGAGAAGGCACCCAGTGCATGTGGTGGCTGTTCAGGCGGAACATGCGGAGCTTTCGGCATCAGGGCAGGATCTGAAAAAGATGTTGTGATCAGGAACCTCCTGATCTTTGCGATCATGGGTCTTGGAATGCTTCTTGCAGCATACCTTATTGTGAAGCTCCTGAACCTTGTTACAGGAAATTAAGCTGTTTTATTTTCGGATTTGTACGGGTAGCGCATTTCTTTCCCGCATTTAAGGCAGGTTATCGTCATGTACCTGCCATGAAGCCTTATCCTGGAACTGCTGCCGGGGACAAGAAAAGAGTGGCAATCCTTGCAGATCCTGCGCTTCAGGTAAGAAGGAAGCCTTACACGATATCGCATTCCGATACGTCTTGCCAGAGCTACATAGCGATCACTCCTTTGCGGACTGGAGCCATAGTTCTCCTCTGCAAGCCTGAAAAGGTACTCGATCCTCTGGATCGCAATATCCTTTATCAGGTTCTTTTGGTTCTTTTTTTTTCGTGCCATACAAGAATACCTATGAGTATTACAAATCACTCTACTTAACAATCCTGCAGAATGATCACTTCTATATCAGGGGCCTTTTCGTTCACAAGCTCCTTAAACCTTTGCGGGTCAGCTTCAGTACCCTCCACGCAACCATAATGCATTGGTATTGCGATCTTAGGACAAATAAGCACAGCAGCATCGGCTGCTTCTTCTTCATTCATAGTATAGGGCTCACTTATAGGAAGAAGTACAACATCAGCTTTCAGATCCTTCATCTCAGGAATGAGATCCGTATCCCCTGCATGATATATCCTTATGCCATCAAGCTCCACAATATAGCCCACGCCCTCCCCGCGGGGATGGTTCGGCCTGTCAAGATTATACGCAGGTACCACCTCAATATTGACACCTTTTATCGAAAGGTCACCGGTAAGCAGATCGCCTTCGAGGACCCTCCTGGCATCTCCCTTGAACTGTAAGCTCACATTCTCAGGGAGGAGGGTCGTAGTAGTGCCCCCTCGAACCGTCCTTATGGATTCAGGGTTGCAATGATCAAAATGCTCATGCGTCAGCAGAATAATGTCCGCATCACCATTATAACCCAGACCATCGGGTAGCACATAAGGGTCTATGAATACAACCTTCCCCTGCCCTTTCAATAAAAATCCGGCATGACCAAGCCACTCTATGAGGACATTACCAACCTGTGTACTTCTCATAACATAATCTCCTTAAATTCCATCGCATCTGTGCGATTTTATCCTAGCCTGAATATGAGAACAACC includes the following:
- a CDS encoding glutamate synthase-related protein, producing the protein MSLGSVPLKYKVSIDREQCMHCMRCIDNCSYGVFHREDDRIIIDSRKCTACHHCISMCPRDAITLKERPVDYRSHPLWTAEAREDIINQARSGKIILSGMGNAKPYPVIFDRLVLDACQVTNPSIDPLREPMELRTYLGKKPSRLEINKKDNGDVELLTKLTPNLKLDTPIMIGHMSYGAISLNAQLSLAKAVEKTGTFMGTGEGGLHEAIYPYQKNMIVQVASGRFGVDINYLERGAAIEIKIGQGAKPGIGGHLPGEKVCQDVSCTRMIPLGSDAISPAPHHDIYSIEDLAQLVRSLKEATEWKKPVFVKIAAVHNAAAIAAGIARSSADAVVIDGFRGGSGATPKVFRDNVGIPIEAAVASVDQKLKDQGIRNKISVIASGGIRNSADIAKSIALGADAVYIGTGALIAMGCRVCGQCYRGMCPWGIATQRPDLVERLDPEVESEHVANLIRSWTLELSELMGAAGINSIESLRSNRSRLRGYMLDEGTLDVLQVKPVGA
- a CDS encoding Coenzyme F420 hydrogenase/dehydrogenase, beta subunit C-terminal domain, with amino-acid sequence MYDRNYTDLENTIWHTGKCACCGACVAVCPANSLFFETGENSTHPMNDGYCKSEKDGVACGACYEICPRVNERKIETIGDSIDIVSASANFDVEKKQSGGAVTAILMNALEQELVDAVITVAEDPWTLKPMSTIVTSSEAMTKQAGSRYNWWVPLLSALKEAVITKKYRNIAIVGVPCVVQAISEMRKSEHDLIRPFKDSIRLMIGLFCTETFDYEKMVEGKFKKDMGIDPWQIKRLDIPGKLEITTEEGKVHTVPLSEVEDCIRPGCAICTDLTALDADISAGSIGTPKGETTLIIRTPVGNRFFMSAVDEEKLVISDNVDLKPIEALANKKAKRKA
- the xseA gene encoding exodeoxyribonuclease VII large subunit, with protein sequence MPAYTVTELNNFIKNILTTDPKLNNIWVQGEISNLTKHSSGHYYFTIKDEKSQVSCVSFRSVNRTLRFEPERNMKVLVFGSIDVYTIRGQYQLRVLDMRPDGIGELYKAYEQLKERLEKEGLFAPIHKQSIPKFPKKIGVATSPTGAAIHDILNVIGRRYPVDILLSPTIVQGEKSAESIVRSIELLNRTEVDVIIVGRGGGSLEDLWSFNEEAVARAIFNSEKPIVSAVGHETDFTISDFTADLRAPTPSAAAELVVPDKKEVKRHISNLSVRMESEIGHMISERKRHLEHLREKIEPEHFRDMLRQDYQHLDELTSKLSASIERIVENKTAELRLHASRLNSVSPLNTIGRGYSITISPDNRKIVTEVADVKEEDEVDVVVTDGILECNVRKIRSDRKKYLSFEK
- the xseB gene encoding exodeoxyribonuclease VII small subunit, giving the protein MGKGEHMGKTDNNEETCENNIEELTFEEALEELETIVEHLERGQLTLDDSIGTFEKGMKLALLCNRKIEDSEKKIEQLIERNGKLTTEPFSEME
- a CDS encoding ATPase domain-containing protein — its product is MSEVQNLSCCVDGLDEILGGFRKPSTILIAGTAGVGKTTMSLQMLSNAAKNGEKTLYIPLTTETAGKAERLHSIYPFLDENVQIYPISRPAAEKDPLSTLIDIGNVIATENPDRLVIDPITPIGFGFVEQERRRFFYTLDSMLKESNAFVMLTGELLEDQIHGNVASHLTDGIIYLSKENTGYHTAHKLKVLKMLGIEPESRAMCTAREYSYDVSSEGFAAYPRLIVENTDGITETRIKSGIENFDLMLHGGMLAGNSVLIAGEPGTGKSIFGWQFLVEGLKNGEKGIIVTYNELPQQIILEAAKLGCDLQQYVDSGSLKFIHSNPEDIHPDEHATRIKELVESMEATRLVVDGLINLEITFPDVIKLRGYLQRLTSYLKARGVTSVITTELNAEDNDRIMSKDASFIMDTLVTVRQVVYSNEVKRYIRILKCKGSKHALNMREYAITDEGIDINCDVIR
- a CDS encoding MarR family transcriptional regulator → MDELMGFVTGNKNRQKLLALLGSKGEMDAARIAKNMHVVKPSVDRIIAELVEKELLSENGGVYGLTDLGMSIERSIHAI
- a CDS encoding ribonuclease P protein component 4, encoding MARKKKNQKNLIKDIAIQRIEYLFRLAEENYGSSPQRSDRYVALARRIGMRYRVRLPSYLKRRICKDCHSFLVPGSSSRIRLHGRYMTITCLKCGKEMRYPYKSENKTA
- a CDS encoding MBL fold metallo-hydrolase: MRSTQVGNVLIEWLGHAGFLLKGQGKVVFIDPYVLPDGLGYNGDADIILLTHEHFDHCNPESIRTVRGGTTTTLLPENVSLQFKGDARRVLEGDLLTGDLSIKGVNIEVVPAYNLDRPNHPRGEGVGYIVELDGIRIYHAGDTDLIPEMKDLKADVVLLPISEPYTMNEEEAADAAVLICPKIAIPMHYGCVEGTEADPQRFKELVNEKAPDIEVIILQDC